The following is a genomic window from Amycolatopsis cihanbeyliensis.
CGCCCGGTGTACGACGTGGTGGACGGGAAACCGCACCTGCGGGTGGAGAACCGGGTGCTGCCCGCCGGACCGACCGTGCTGGACATGATGGCGAACGCCGCCTTCTTCTACGGCGCCCAGCGGGCCCTGGCCGAAGCCGACCGTCCGGTGTGGACTCAAATGTCCTTCCAGGCCGCGGAGGAGAACCTGTACGCGGGGGCGCGCAACGGGTTCGACGCCCAGCTGTACTGGCCGGGCATCGGTTGGCTCCCGCCGGACGAGTTGGCCCTGCGCGTGCTGCTGCCGCTGGCCTACGAGGGGCTGCGGCGGTCGGAGGTGTCCGAGCAGGCCAGTGCCCGCTATCTCGGGGTGATCGAGCAACGCTGCCTGGCCAAACGCACCGGATCGACCTGGCAGCGGCAGGCGGTGGCGCGGGCACAGGAACGCGGCATCGACCGGGACACCGCACTGGCCGGGATGCTGGCGCGCTACCTGGAGCTCTCCCGATCGGAGCGGCCGGTACACGAGTGGCCGGTGGAGTGAGACCATAGGCGCCTACCTGTTCCCGGTGGGAGGTCTCGCGCATGCCAAAGATCATCGGAGGTTCCCTCGCCGCGCACCGCGAGCAGGTGCGGGCCAGGGTGTTCGAGGCACTGCGCAACCAGCTCTACGAGCGGGGTTTCGACGCGATCACGCTGTCCGGGGTGGCCGCCGAGGCCAAGCTGGGCCGGACCGCGATGTACAACCACTTCCCGGACAAGGAGCACCTGCTGATCGCCTTCGTCGAGGACGAGGCGACCCGGTACGTGGCCAGGCTGACCGAGGCGGTCGCGGCCGCGACGGACCCGATCGGCAAGCTCGAGGCCTTCGTCCGGCTTCAGCTGCGCGCCCTCGCCGACTACCACCTGCCGCCCGGCAACGCGCTCGCCTCCACCCTGGCGCCGAGCGCCTACCGGAAGGTGGCCGCGCACGCGGACCCGATCACCGAGAAGCTGCGCGAGATCGTCACCGCGGGGGTGCGGCAGGGCTGCCTCCCCGGAGAGGATCCGGACCTGCTGGTTCCCATGATCAGCGCGGCACTGGCCAGCCGCGAGGTGGTCGACGTGCCGCCGGAGCAGTTGGACAAGGCGATCGAAGGCGCGGTGCGGTTCGTGCTACGGGCGGTCGGCGCGAACCCCAGCCGGGATCGAATTTAGGGTAGCCTAACCACGAGATCTGCCGTACCCTCTTTCTGACAGGTTGTCATATCGACGGAGGGTGTCCCCATGGCAGCACCGACGGCAGCAACCTCGCCGGACCTCGACGAGTCCACGACGTTCGCCCGGACCCTGCGCGAGTCGACTCGCGAGGTGCATGACCGCGCGCACCACTCCGCCTATATGGACGCGCTGCTGGAAGGCAGGCTGAGCCTGCACGGCTACGCGCAGCTCGCGGCCCAGTACTACTTCATCTACCAGGCGCTGGAGCAGGCCAGCGACGCCATGGCCGACGACCCGGTCGGCGCGCCGTTCGTGATCGACGAACTGCGCAGGATGCCCGCGTTGCGGGCGGACCTGGAGTTCCTGCTCGGTCCGGACTGGGAGGCGCGGCTACACCCGGTCGAGGCGACGAAGACCTACGTGCGGCGAATGCACG
Proteins encoded in this region:
- a CDS encoding TetR/AcrR family transcriptional regulator; its protein translation is MPKIIGGSLAAHREQVRARVFEALRNQLYERGFDAITLSGVAAEAKLGRTAMYNHFPDKEHLLIAFVEDEATRYVARLTEAVAAATDPIGKLEAFVRLQLRALADYHLPPGNALASTLAPSAYRKVAAHADPITEKLREIVTAGVRQGCLPGEDPDLLVPMISAALASREVVDVPPEQLDKAIEGAVRFVLRAVGANPSRDRI
- a CDS encoding heme oxygenase (biliverdin-producing) — translated: MAAPTAATSPDLDESTTFARTLRESTREVHDRAHHSAYMDALLEGRLSLHGYAQLAAQYYFIYQALEQASDAMADDPVGAPFVIDELRRMPALRADLEFLLGPDWEARLHPVEATKTYVRRMHAVAFDWPGGYVAHHYTRYLGDLAGGQVVRSLLRKTYGVEGAGALFYDFSTLGSPSAFRGRYRELLNTAGWDAAERERIIAETLTAFELNIDVLTELAEAVVPATSR